A window of the Oryza brachyantha chromosome 5, ObraRS2, whole genome shotgun sequence genome harbors these coding sequences:
- the LOC102708155 gene encoding splicing factor 1: MATEWSDGGEEFWLPDEFLDDDFFSEEEKAAVAARSESDEEDCLAGLSRRLAGLLGDDDERRPPPKAEVTVGSPQSTLCGLPKSGQESPNGGASQVSSPPSSPLEQKPADPWDMLYEAAGQVARMRVANSIPVPNNPYGFPANGGFAAPARKASPPPPVPPPATATKVPPGAYYHPLAHLLTQRQIQAAQFHLLKQQQLLKLQRDQHLAAAAAWGARQNAAAKTAGCGVTAPIDMSPAAWPPLQKQQHHAPAPAPGGMRAVFLAPPGAKRERNGTGVFLPRPAGSPAEPKKKTGCSTVLVPARVVQALNLNLDDLGAQPRYPGGFVLDHDALISRSNAMLASQKRRAGAPVPSPAPTLCHSS; encoded by the exons ATGGCGACGGAGTGGTCGGACGGCGGTGAGGAGTTCTGGCTGCCGGATGAGTTTCTTGATGACGACTTCTTCtccgaggaggagaaggcggcggtggccgcgagGAGCGAGAGCGATGAGGAGGATTGCTTGGCCGGCCTGTCGCGCCGCCTTGCTGGGCTTctcggagacgacgacgagcgccgccctcctcccaaG GCGGAGGTGACGGTTGGTTCGCCGCAGTCGACGCTGTGCGGGCTGCCCAAGTCTGGCCAGGAGAGTCCCAACGGCGGGGCGTCTCAGgtgagctcgccgccgtcgtcgccgctggaGCAGAAGCCGGCCGACCCGTGGGACATGCTCTACGAGGCGGCGGGTCAGGTGGCCCGGATGCGTGTTGCCAACAGTATCCCGGTGCCGAACAATCCATACGGTTTCCCCGCCAACGGTGGCTTCGCCGCTCCTGCCCGCAaggcttcgccgccgcctcccgtaCCTCCACCGGCCACGGCAACCAAGGTCCCGCCCGGCGCCTACTACCATCCGCTCGCCCACTTGCTTACCCAGCGGCAGATTCAAGCTGCACAG TTTCATCTCctcaagcagcagcagcttctgAAGTTGCAGAGGGATCAGCatctcgccgcggccgccgcgtggGGCGCGCGCCAGAACGCAGCAGCGAAAACCGCCGGCTGCGGAGTCACCGCGCCTATTGACATGAGCCCGGCCGCGTGGCCTCCCttgcagaagcagcagcaccacgCGCCGGCACCCGCGCCCGGCGGCATGCGCGCCGTCTTCCTCGCCCCGCCCGGTGCCAAGCGCGAGCGCAACGGCACAGGCGTCTTCCTGCCCCGGCCAGCCGGCTCCCCGGCTGAGCCCAAGAAAAAGACAG GCTGCTCGACTGTTCTTGTCCCCGCCCGTGTCGTGCAAGCTCTCAATCTCAACCTCGACGACCTCGGCGCCCAGCCTCGCTACCCCGGTGGATTCGTTCTTGATCACG ATGCCTTGATTAGTCGAAGCAACGCCATGCTCGCGAGTCAGAAGCGGCGTGCTGGTGCCCCCgtgccatcgccggcgccgacgctcTGCCACAGTTCGTGA